A section of the Vidua macroura isolate BioBank_ID:100142 chromosome 23, ASM2450914v1, whole genome shotgun sequence genome encodes:
- the LOC128818244 gene encoding protein-arginine deiminase type-1-like has protein sequence MAPRHVVPMSTSHAARGVCVLGTEVFLDMRRSIPKGAASFDVHATPAVTVHMIHSPATRPTLDSRWPLDPDIEVVVTIDVTSRTVDDNQVKISYYNREGRELAVAWLYLTCVEVSLDVDWSRSGRVKSKGKDKAKWTWGPDGQGAVLLVNCDRDSPGAGGTDSGQADIRTLADLQDMSVMLLRTQGPSAVFAEYPVVLHVPESDADKVRVFHAVRGDGHPLYKPVLGPDKLSYVLDHAGHGDSTFYVEGLAFPDRGFSGLVSFSASLLEVPHKDSPGTPIFTDTVVFRVAPWIMTPNTQQPLEVFVCSIKQGSDSNEAFLEGLRALLRKANCKLTVCAEQDTRSDRWIQDELEFGYVEAPHKTFPVVFDSPRNRGLKDFAFKKILGPDFGYVTREPPGKSVTSLDSFGNLDVSPPVTVRGKEYPLGRILIGSPLPWAAGRRMCRAVRDFLFAQTVQAPLEVYSEWLSVGHVDEFLTFVPALDRKGFRLLLASPNACYKLFKEKQQQGHGEATQFIGLKGTEKKSIDEILADESLRSDNRHVQRCIDWNRDLLKQELGLSEQDIVDIPQLFILTNSRADALFPDMVNMLVLGRHLGIPKPFGPVVGGRCCLEQRVRELLEPLGLSCTFIDDFFSYHVLSGDVHCGTNVRRKPFAFKWWHVVP, from the exons ATGGCCCCGCGTCACGTCGTGCCCATGTCCACCAGCCACGCCGCCCGCGGCGTCTGCGTGCTGGGCACCGAGGTCTTCCTGGACATGCGGCG GTCCATCCCGAAAGGTGCGGCGTCCTTTGACGTGCACGCCACGCCGGCGGTGACGGTGCACATGATCCACAGCCCCGCCACAAGGCCCACCCTGGACTCCCGGTGGCCCCTGGATCCCGACATCGAGGTGGTGGTGACCATCGACGTCACCAGCAGGACCGTCGATGACAACCAG GTGAAGATCTCCTACTACAACCGCGAGGGCCGCGAGCTGGCGGTGGCCTGGCTGTACCTCACCTGTGTCG AGGTGTCCCTGGACGTGGACTGGAGCCGGAGCGGCCGAGTGAAGAGCAAGGGCAAGGACAAG GCCAAGTGGACGTGGGGCCCGGACGGACAAGGGGCCGTGCTGTTGGTCAACTGTGACCGGGACAGCCCCGGCGCGGGGGGCACGGACAGCGGCCAGGCGGACATACGGACCCTGGCAG aCCTCCAGGACATGTCGGTGATGCTGCTGCGGACCCAGGGCCCCAGCGCCGTCTTCGCCGAGTACCCGGTGGTGCTGCACGTCCCCGAGAGCGACGCGGACAAAGTGCGGGTGTTCCACGCCGTCC GTGGTGATGGCCACCCGCTCTACAAGCCCGTGCTGGGCCCAGACAAGCTCTCCTACGTGCTGGACCACGCTGGCCACGGGGACAGCACCTTCTACGTGGAGGGGCTGGCGTTCCCCGACAGGGGCTTCTCCGGCCTCGTGTCCTTCAGCGCCAGCCTGCTGGAGGTGCCCCATAAG GACTCGCCGGGCACGCCGATCTTCACGGACACCGTGGTGTTCCGTGTGGCGCCCTGGATCATGACGCCCAAcacccagcagcccctggaggtGTTTGTCTGCAG CATCAAGCAGGGCTCGGATTCCAACGAGGCCTTCCTGGAGGGGCTGCGGGCGCTGCTGCGGAAAGCCAACTGCAAACTGACCGTGTGTGCGGAGCAGGACACGCGCAGCGACCGCTGGATCCAG GATGAGCTGGAGTTCGGCTACGTGGAAGCTCCACACAAAACCTTCCCTGTGGTCTTCGACTCTCCCAGGAACAGAGGCCTGAAGGATTTTGCTTTTAAGAAGATCCTG gGTCCGGATTTTGGCTACGTGACCCGGGAGCCCCCCGGGAAGAGCGTGACCAGCCTGGATTCCTTCGGGAACCTGGACGTGAGCCCGCCGGTGACGGTGCGGGGCAAGGAGTACCCGCTGGGGCGGATCCTCATCggcagccccctgccctg GGCGGCCGGCCGCAGGATGTGCAGGGCCGTGCGGGATTTCCTGTTCGCGCAGACGGTGCAGGCGCCGCTCGAGGTCTACTCGGAGTGGCTCAGCGTGGGCCACGTGGACGAGTTCCTCACCTTCgtccctgccctggacaggAAG GGATTCCGGCTGCTCCTGGCCAGTCCCAACGCCTGCTACAAACTCttcaaggagaagcagcagcagggccacgGGGAGGCCACGCAGTTCATCG GGCTGAAGGGCACTGAGAAGAAGAGCATCGACGAGATCCTGGCGGACGAGTCCCTGCGCAGCGACAACCGCCACGTGCAG CGCTGCATCGACTGGAACCGCGACCTGctgaagcaggagctggggctgagcgAGCAGGACATCGTGGACATCCCGCAGCTCTTCATCCTGACCAACTCCCGCGCCGACGCGCTGTTCCCGGACATG GTGAACATGCTGGTGCTGGGCCGGCACCTGGGCATCCCCAAGCCCTTCGGGCCCGTGGTGGGCGGGcgctgctgcctggagcagcgcgtgcgggagctgctggagccgcTGGGCCTCTCCTGCACCTTCATCGACGACTTCTTCTCCTACCACGTCCTGTCGGGGGATGTCCACTGCGGCACCAACGTGCGCCGCAAGCCCTTCGCCTTCAAGTGGTGGCACGTGGtgccctga